In Mytilus edulis chromosome 8, xbMytEdul2.2, whole genome shotgun sequence, the genomic window GCAATCTTATAGTGTCGATAACATACTTGTGACAGAGAGTGGAAAAGAGTCCCAGACAGCTAAAATCTTAAGTATAAGGATTGTCACGGCATCAACTACCCAATAGCATAATATGCATGAATGTTCGTAGTGTTTAATGTACTGTTGAttctctggtttttttttaccatgacgttgtcagttagTTTTAGACTTTATGTCTGTTGGTATATATCACTTTTTTGTGTCTAGCTCCAATTGACCTTTGCTAGTTAATACATCTCGATAATTTACAAAATGCATCTAGGTATCGATTGTTTACATAAATTATCAGGACACATTACGTCATGGTTatatatccaacagtttattgcTTAAATTTATGTatggaaaaagtaaaaaaaaaaatctgctttgGAAATATAGGAAgtgggaaatgaaaaaaaaaacgttattccTGAGAAACCATACCACCACAATGTCATTTACTTTTATcgtaaaaatattaaacaaatgtcAGTGTGTCCTATATTTGACATGGTAAATAAGGGAAATTTGAGGAATAAACAATGACTTTATATCTTTATTCTtatcttttaatgtttttaaaaaaaatcaaccatgCTATATTGTATCTGAGTACTGTTCTATTTAGTTCTATCTGGACAATGCCTATCTTCCAATGGATCATGCGGACAAAGAGGTTATTCGTGTGATGCGACGTTTGAGGAAGGATGGAAACAGTATGGTAGATGTTGCAACGAAAGACCGTGTTGCAAATGTAAGTAAAACATTTCCAATTTGTCAGTTGAAGACAAAGCAAGTAATGAAAGTTGTTTATGCTGCCATCTTGTCCATATTCCTTATGTTTCAATTTTCAGAAATGTTTCTGTTTTGCACAAGTGTTTTGACTTTACGTCTTCATAGTTTAAAATTGGCAAGCAAGTCAATGTGTtacatttgggttttttttggcaattttttcATATTCGATAAATAGCTGTCGCCTTTCTTCCATTTAAAACGACGattgatattgttaaaaaaaatgttcaaaatgccTCAAGTCAACAGTACAATTTAACATATTAAGTAGAATTATTTATCAAATCgagatttaacaaaaaatatattaatattatgAAAGCAATCAGTTTGCATTATCCATGATACCGTTTGAAATGTTTGGTACATGTAGGTCAATATTTTGTTTTGGCTTAGAAGACAAATTTCCATTAAACTTCTTTAAGTTTATTACACAAAAAAATCTAGCATTGTTCTGTATAATTTGATTATTTGCCTATATAATTACTCTTCAATACGCGAATtaagttttagattttaaaatataatgaccTTACATTATTGTTGAAATTGGCATCTGGTGCAGTACAATTTGTACACTTATTCCAATGcatttttaatgttaataattatgtatattcaacatttttatatataaaaaaactcaaCAAACATTGTAAATGGATTAGAGCATCACTGACGAGACATTGactgtcgaaatgcacatctggtaaATAAATACTTTGATGTTATTTATGACGTTATGCAACGTTTGATAATAGTCATCCATACATTACGTAACTGTAATTACGACATAGCTTTATGTTTTTGTGTTATAATTGcgattgttgaaaaaaataacccATATGTTTTAATTATTAGTAGCGCCATGTGTTTCGGAAACTTGTCCAACGGGGTACAGGTTAACGTTCTCACCAAGCCAAGCAAGTACAACTAATTGTTATTTCGTTGGTGAATCAGCAAGTTGGGTTCAAGCGCGGGTGAGTATGTTAATTAACCAGTATTTGCTAGAAAAAGTCCGATACTTCGAAAACAAACAAGAATAAAAAACAGTGTAAACTGCATTATTTAATCTGTAAGTAGAATACAAGATTACAATACAGatatcgggttgttgtctctttgacacattccccgtttccattttccattttatgtTTGATGTATTTATCAAGTGACATTACAGAATTCTCAATCCCTGACTTAAGTAATGTTATCCGTTCCAATAACATTAGAAGTGTAATAAAAGACTGTATTACCCGATAAGTATACGAAGAATATTAACTTTCAAGTCTTCGTGTATAAGTAAACGCGAAGTGATCATGATTATGTCACATGTTGAAAACTGATTAATTTGAGGTAAAAATACAAGAGTCaatcttttatatttgaaaaggATTTGACGTTTTCATAATGTTGAGCGAAGCCGAAATTGCACTCACGATATGGGAGACATATGTAGATAAAACAGTAGGCGATTTACATTAACAAAACCGAAACATGTAGACAATATAAaatggaagatgtggtatgattgccaatgtgacaactctccagaagagaccaaatgacacagaaattaacatttataggtcaccgtacggacttcaacaatgagcaaagcccataccgcatagtcagctgtaaaaggtcccccgaaatgataaatgttaaacaatttgaacgagaacactaacggcctaatttatatacacaaaatgaacggaaaacaaaaattgtaacacatcaacaaacgacaaccaccactgaattacaggctcctgacttcggacatgTAATACACACAGAGTGTGACGGGATGAAACATGTAAGCGAGATCCCAACTCCTTTCTAACCTATGACAGTGCAACattgactgtccctatggtatctttcgtccctcttttataagaacgaactataaaaaccagTTTAAAAAGGATTTacacatcagatggatacaaatagaaatactatACAGAATGGATGTGACTAGGTAGGTCCAAATCTGAGATACTCGcagtaactgacagctagttcaaatccactaataactaataaaaaaaaattatgcatctaaGATTTAATTACCAATCAGTACAAAtccaacatttaaaacaaaaaaacgacCTTGTGCTAGGTGACAGGTGTCGTGAGATtttagatccatgaatgtgtacatgtatataacaataatatttagtttgcttttaatttactgaacaaaatcaatatgtataccaACAAAAATAATGTCCAATGATCTAATGACAGTGTTAAATGTTTAACTTTTTAGAAtacgtttatttaaaggatcgatacgTTTACATaaccaggatcgtttctaaattttcgAACATCATTatcgaaaattttcataataaatttcagGGGATTTGTGCCAGTGTACCAGGTGCCTATCTGTGGAGACCGAACACTATACAAGAAGCCGATGCAGTTATAAATGATTTTAACATTCGTAAGTTGAGAATGTACAtgttatattatttctttttgaatgaAGTTATTTAGTAAtcccaaaatattaaaaataaaactgttacatgtataacaaattaCACACTCGTGTGATCAAACTTAATCCGTTTTcacatattacaaaaaaatgtcataaaaaatcTTATCcgtcaaatttttataaaaaaactagATCCACAAATTTATGAAGACtaatttaattaagaaataattgatgcaagctatactttattgtagtttcaACATGGGTATGCACTATATTCGTGATTAtattgcccgagcgatagtgagggcttaAATAACTCGAATATAATGCcatccatgttaaaactacaataaagtatagcttgaatcaattatttcgattctgattaggaaaattaaggtaatttctatgtccgatgtgtataaggtAAAGCGATTGTGTATGCttttccatgaacctcccttttttgtttgtaaagaagcaaacagctggcactgtgattttttttcagagggaggagtttttgaacggccagcatgaacggttgtcgtatctaggtcaaatatgtcaatttccatTTGCAACACATTATAGTCATCATAAATGAATAAgaaacaacatgtgcatcatttaagagtttggaagtgtttcaaattaatgaaatatattaaatgcatgcaaatttgataaaattcattattctgcagtagtcaatagagcaaaaaaaaattattggatttagagcacggtttattcataaagcgaaagaagaacgtcatattagaatatatgATAACACTTTTTACATTTCTTGATTTcgaatttgaattatatttttcgCATTACGATACAGTAACCTCTACTAAAGACGTTCGAAAGCTGTAGATGGTTCACAAGTAGTGTACCTACTAGAGAATGATGGGTGAACTATTTATAGGATATTTCAAAAGAgttattttaagattttaattagtcatgtattcaattgtttattttacGTAATGCatctatttaaacataaaaagGGGATGGTCCCCCGGTAGCGACTCAATCTCATTTTACTGTTGGCTGCCTTTTCGGCCAGCACAAACACCGGTTCAAAAAAACATTGAAAGTGAAGTCGAAGTTTATTGTTTATTCTTGAAATAGGCGTACTgtgtattcttttatttatttctgaaatattttcaaaatgggaTATTCGTTTATAcccatacatttatttaaataagaatcatgagatttttattcagttttttaCCGTTTATACCAAATTTGAAATTGACATCTTATGTAACTGACTTTTTTGTGTGTGTACGAAATCATATGTTATTATATCATTATATCGGTGTTATCAAAATAGAGAGGTCTACGGATTGGTAGAAGTCATTAAATGTACTCAATAAGTTGTTAGAAATAAGACCTTTGTTAATATACCAGTATATATTTTTAGAAAGTGACGCTTATGATCGATCGTTAGGTCAATCGATACGCCTACAGTAGCAAAGAGCTGTAATTATACGCGTATATTCATAGAGTTGGCTGAAGAAGGATATGGTGTCACATTCCTTGAAACTATCATGTATTTTGCTTATTGGTAGTTGACCCAGTTTACACAATAATTAATGTCTGCCATTGTTATTAAATATAGATAGTTGCTTATCAAGTGTATAATTTATGCGATGTTTAATTCGCTGTTTTTGATTGATATGTTTGCCATGAGACTTATTTTTACGTTGTCTTTTGTCAAACAAGATCCATGATATCAAAGATGTTTAAGTTATGTGATTGTTCTTCTTGTTTCTGGATCGTTTCCAGTAGTTGGAATCTATTAAATTTAATATTGTGGTTGTGTTTACTTACATATTGGTAAATAATGCTTTGGATTTCCTAGAATTTTGGAAGCGGTATTGATTTTCCGGTCTTTTCTTTAAGAATTCCCGTCCTGTTTGTCCTACATAGTTTAGACCACATTTTGGCTTTGTTCAAATAACCAGATAAATGAAGCTTTTAGTTTTTCATGTAATGTCACAGGAAAAGGAAAGCGACAAAAAACTTTCACGTACACTGTTAACCTTACAGTATTATCATGACATTGATACAGGAACATCAATTTCAACATCATGTAAAACACTTTTAATACTTTCGCAGTAATATAGTATTTCAAATCATTGCATCGCATGTTCGTCAAAAGGTTGTTCACAGTACAAATAGTCTTCATTTAAGCAACAGATGACAATTGCTAAAGATAAGATAAATTAATTAgttgaaattatgttttatattgttgAATATTTATATCTGCGTATTTGTGTAAGTTCTTGAATTACAGGCATTTCGTACCTGAACCATTGCGTTCCCACCTTACGTACGATTACATAAACCATTTCGTATCCTGTCTATTTCGTACGATGACCATAATGTACCCTTACTATGTCGTACGATGACTATTTCGTAcctaatgaaatatttatatgtatgcTATTTCGTACCTCATGAAATATCTAAATGTATACCATTTTGTACCTCACTAAAGATTTATATGTGTGCCATTTCGTACCTTATGGAATATTCATATGTACCACTTCGCATTTTACTGAAGTTCTATATGTTTGCCATTTCGTAGAGGACGgaaggtatacatgtatatatatacctttggtcatataaattgtaaattatgatttaaacatttttattcatggCTCTCTTCTTATAATAATGTCTACTTTTACTGCATTTTATGGCAACGCATTTCATGATAAACAGCTGTTAACAACTAGACAACTAGTTGCAGAAAATAATCCCACTCAGTCTGTTGATTAATTAATCtcatattgaaaaatgaaagttgaaaaacaagttaaaaaaaatccctgCAAGCAAACAAAGTATAACTAAAAATATCCACGTTTCGATATATTGTTGCAAATGTTTGTTTGAATCAATATTATCATCAAGGTATTATTCCATATTCTACCTATTTACTTATTTATCTTGTTGGTTTGAACAGTATAcatattaaacattaaaaaaatataattgggCAGTAAAAAGGATCTTTCCCTTTTCgaattattcatttttgtttttgaaaaatttccCAATACCGAGGTTGGTCAAAATAACACTGCTTCACAAATATAAACTAAAAAGTAGACATGCATTGATCTATGAGGTGCAAGATGGTACTTTCAGGAAGGAAATGGCAGAGATACAAAATTGTTATAGTACGAAAAGACTTGCTTCAAAGTCATTATGTAAATAATTACTGATAAAGAGATAGCAGCGATCAAACATACGTTTTCCGCTTTAAGGCCTTGATAAATTCTCACTCAAGAAAGAAGTAAATTCCAGGTATGCGCTATTCCATACTGTTTTTCGTTCCTTTAAAAATCGACAGATCTCATTTGAATTGGTTTCTCCTAAAATACCTCTTCTGGCATATGGCAGTTCTTTTTCTATGAGCTTTGCTGGTTGaacaaaaattataaaccaaAACCATGTTTTTGgacttgtttttaatttacattccAGTTTGGTACttttgttcatatatttttttttaatttacgttttctttttttttatgaaactctTTGAAACTCAAATGTTCTTACAGGCGATAGACTTGTATGGACTGGTGCAAATGATATCGACGAGGATGGATTATACACATTTGACATAGAAAATAGTTCATTTGCACCTAATGCTCTCCCATTCGGAACAGGTAAGCTTGACTTTTTCATCATAACTAAGGTGGTACATAAAACTACAGGGAGATTACTCTGTAAAAATCATCAGACATTTCAATCACGTTTTATTGTTAAAGAAATATGTAGCGTCTCGAAGATAAATATCAGTCTTTGTCACTGCtctatattcaatgtaatttttCCGATATACATGTTGTGTACATGTGTGATTCAAGTTTTTGAAATTCTTATTTCTGTAAAAGGGTCAATGTTAATActttttcaaatttatgaaaaggagtaggttcagtaagacccctttttggccccaaaattaagcagttttgcaaaattgtgaaaatgtaatctttaagctatttttTGGagagtagaatgcttctgctacataaatatgtgcggTTTTTGACGATGCAAcgcacatatatcgtgtactagcatcataaagtcatgctaaattactgaaatcttcacaattatagtattttagttaaattttaaacggtttccgtcttaaatgaaagtggccgcattcgtgttcattcataatattgaaatgtaagttgtatttgatgataatacataatatatataaaggttgaggatgaacacggatgcggccactttcatttttgacgaaaaccatctgaaaagtgacgttttttggcatatttgatagatttttcatatttaagcttcaatcggagcgtttttaatgactgaatcagttaaaatcttttccataaactaatcgaatcaattgaaataaacacttaagtgtttaaaaagtgacctaaatatctcgttagatgaaactgaaatttggggccaaaatcggcccttaccggacctactcctttaaagaaCGTAATCAATTTtagtctacttttgtgtttcaaatgtctggttatgtaaatgtatttcagttgtttcctgtaattagttaatacttcagttttatcatgtacatcttttgaatattagttttataaaatttactgtttgcaaaagtataaattattctaaattatagggattttctggtaactaacagaaaacccttgccgtttttggcacaacctttttgatcttttggtcctcgatgctgttcaactttgtactcgtttcggctttcaaacttttgtatctgggcgtcacacgtaggtcttgtgtggacaaaatacacttctggagtattaaaattttgaacttgttgccttttgttggctgttgttcgtgtgattctttgtcaattgtgttctctaatttatttatattgtagtcctgtgttgtcattttgatgttatatttcacatggccataaaagtgcgaggtttggcatgccacaaaaccaggttcaacccaccattttttcctttaaaaatgccctgtaccaagtcaggaatatggccattgttataatatagttcgtttctgtgtgtattacattataacgttgtgtcgtttgttttctcttatttttagtgtaaattcacattgcgataagacgtgacacggtacttgtctatcccaaattcatgtatttggttttgatgttatatatatatatatatgttatatttgttattctcgtgggattttgtctatgtgtgttacattttagtgttatgtcgttgttctctgatatttaatgcgtttccctcggttttagtttgttacccc contains:
- the LOC139487006 gene encoding uncharacterized protein → MMKICCSVVIILCTLDVSHSGILSGQCLSSNGSCGQRGYSCDATFEEGWKQYGRCCNERPCCKLAPCVSETCPTGYRLTFSPSQASTTNCYFVGESASWVQARGICASVPGAYLWRPNTIQEADAVINDFNIRDRLVWTGANDIDEDGLYTFDIENSSFAPNALPFGTGLTSNSKGYVCWEIILDTGLWRWFERGCYSFAMYICEYPRRVCP